ATTCCTTATCTATCCGCTCTTTTAGAAAAATTTTAATCAAAGATTGATAAGGAACGTCTCGTTTGTTGGCAATGATTTTTATGTCGTTCAAGACAGACTCCGGAAGTCGTAGAGAAATGGTTTTAGTAGAGGGCTTTAATCTTGATAAGGCGACTTGTTTGGCTTTATCCCATTCGAAATACTCGGTTGAATCTTCTTTACGCCAGAATTCACGTTCCTCATCCTCATTTTTGAATTTTGGAATGTTTCTTTGCTTGCTCATAGTATATACTTCTTTCTTTTTTGTTCATATCTCTTGCCGAGATTACTCGAATTAAATTCCTTCTTATTGCGAAAACAACGAATAAAAAACGATTGAATTCGGTATGTCCTAAAACATACCATCGTTTTTCAGTCCGTGAATGTTTAGGGTCATCGGCAATAATTAATGGTTTATTGAAAAAAACTTGTTCGCATTCAGCATCTGTGACTTGGTGACGAAGCCAATTTTTTCCTGTGTTCCCTTTATCCCATTGAAAACCTTCACATCTTTTCAATAATTCAGACATAACAAATGTATATTACGACAATATACATTTATTATCAACAGGTTTTAAAGTCTTTCAGGATAAA
The candidate division KSB1 bacterium genome window above contains:
- a CDS encoding BrnT family toxin; this encodes MSELLKRCEGFQWDKGNTGKNWLRHQVTDAECEQVFFNKPLIIADDPKHSRTEKRWYVLGHTEFNRFLFVVFAIRRNLIRVISARDMNKKERSIYYEQAKKHSKIQK
- a CDS encoding BrnA antitoxin family protein; this encodes MSKQRNIPKFKNEDEEREFWRKEDSTEYFEWDKAKQVALSRLKPSTKTISLRLPESVLNDIKIIANKRDVPYQSLIKIFLKERIDKE